CGTGAACGAACTCACGCCGAGGGAGTGGAAAGTCCGCTTCGCCGACAATCCGCTCCGATCAGACATTGAGCGTGGGGGCAACTGCGCTGCGGTTTGAACGCTTACCGAACAGTCGCGGCAACGCGCGCTAACATGGCTGCCGAATTGCATTGTATTCCGCAGGAGACGGGCCGCTTGCGGCGAAAGCAGGCTTGCCGAGCGCCGGGGCTCCGGCGAGCCTGGGCCCGTGAACAGGAGAGATTCAATATGGCCACGCATGATGCCTTGATCCGCGTCACCGAGCGCATCCGGGAACGGAGCGCCACGAGCCGTGCCGATTACCTGCGCCATCGGCGTGCGGCGGCCGAGGCGGGCGCCACCCGGCATCAGATTTCCTGTACCAATCTGGCGCATGCATTCGCGGCCTCGGAGCCGGATGACAAGGATTCGCTGCGCGGCGCGCAATGGCCGAATCTGGCGATCGTCTCGGCGTACAACGACATGCTGTCGGCCCATCAGCCGCTGGAGCGGTTTCCGGAGCTGATCAAGCAGGCCGCCCGCAAGGCCGGGGCAGTGGCGCAGTTCGCCGGCGGTGTCCCGGCGATGTGCGACGGCGTGACTCAGGGCCAGTCCGGCATGGAACTGTCGCTGTTCTCGCGCGACGTGATTGCGATGGCCACGGCTGTGTCCTTGTCGCACAACGTGTTCGATGGCGTGCTGTGCCTGGGCGTCTGCGACAAGATCGTGCCGGGTCTGCTGATCGGCGCTTTGCAGTTTGGACATCTTCCGACGATTTTCGTACCAGGCGGGCCGATGACTTCGGGGCTGTCCAATCCCGAGAAGTCGCGTATCCGCCAGCTCTATACCGAAGGCAAGGTGAGCCGGGCTGAGTTGCTGGACGCGGAGATGAAGTCCTATCACGGTCCGGGTACCTGCACGTTCTACGGCACGGCCAACAGCAACCAGATGCTGATGGAGATGATGGGGCTGCATCTGCCGGGCGCGGCCTTCGTCAATCCGAATACGCCGCTGCGGGATGCGCTGACCGCCGCCGCAGCGCAGCGCTGCGCTGCGATTACCGCTTTGGGCGATCAGTACATTCCAATGCACGAAGTGATTGACGAGCGGGCGATCGTCAACGGCATCGTCGGGCTGCTGGCGACGGGCGGCTCCACCAATCACACGATCCATCTGGTGGCGGTGGCCGGCGCCGCCGGCATCGTCATCGACTGGAGCGACTTCGACGAGCTGTCGGCGGTGGTGCCGCTGCTGGCGCGGGTTTATCCGAACGGCAGCGCTGACGTGAATCATTTTCACGCGGCCGGCGGCATGGGCTTTCTGGTTCGCGAATTGTTGCAGGCCGGACTCGTGCACCCGGACGTGAACACGGTGATGGGACCAGGGCTGGAGCACTACACGCGCGAGCCGTTCCTCAAGGACGGCGAGCTGATCTGGCGGGCAGCGCCCGATCTCAGTCGCGACACCGAGGTGCTGCGCGGTACGGCTGAACCGTTTTCTAGGGACGGTGGCCTGCGTCTGCTCAGCGGCAACCTCGGACGTGGCGTGATCAAGGTTTCCGCGGTCAAGCCGGAACATCGCAAGGTGTCGGCGCCGGCGGTGGTGTTCGACGATCAGAACGATTTGCTCACGGCGTTCAAGAACGGCGAACTGAATCGGGACTTCGTGGCGGTGGTGCGCTTCCAGGGGCCGCGCGCCAACGGCATGCCGGAACTGCACAAGCTGACGCCGGCATTGGGCGTGCTGCAGGACCAGGGCCATCATGTGGCCCTGGTCACGGATGGCCGTATGTCCGGTGCCTCCGGCAAGGTGCCGGCGGCGATTCACCTCACGCCGGAATGTCTGGGCGGCGGCCCCTTGGCGCGTGTCCGCAACGGCGACATGATCCACCTGGATGCGGAGCGCGGCCGCCTCGATGTCGACGTGGCAGCCAGTGATTTTCTGCAGCGCGAGGTCGCCATTCCCGAACTGACACAGAACGCCTGGGGCATGGGGCGCGAGCTGTTTGCCAGTTTCCGGGCCGTGGCCACCGGGGCGGAGCAGGGTGCGGTCAGTTTCGGCCCGGCGCCCGAACCGACCGGCGCCCCGGTCGGCGTCGAGTCCACTGTCACGTCCTGATTCAGGATCGGAGAATGTCGAAATGAATGCCCGAGAACTCCTTGCGGTTCAGCCGGTGATCCCGGTGATGGTGATCGACGATCTGGATACGGCGGTGCCGCTGGCGCGTGCGCTGGTCGACGGCGGCGTGCGCCTGTTGGAGATCACGATGCGCACGCCGGCGGCCCTTGAGGCGACGCGGCGTATTGTTGAAGAAGTACCGAACGCGATCGTCGGCGTCGGAACCCTGACGACGATCGCCGACATTGCCCTGGCGATCGAAGCCGGGGCCAGTTTCGGCGTCAGCCCGGGCGCGACCCCAGCCTTGCTGGCGGCGGCGCGCGATGCTGGATTGCCCTTGCTGCCCGGTGTGATGACGCCTTCTGACATCCTCAGCGGCCTGGCCGAGGGCTACGACACCTTCAAGTTCTTCCCGGCGCAGCAGGCGGGTGGCATGGCCATGCTCAAGGCTTTTCACGGCCCATTCCCGGATCTGGTGTTTTGCCCAACCGGTGGCATCGATGTGTCTACCGCGCCGCAGTTCCTGGCCCTGCCGAACGTGGCCTGTGTGGGCGGCTCCTGGCTGGCGCCGAAGTCAGCGGTGCAGGCTCGCGACTGGCCAGCGATCACGCGTCTGGCAGCGGAAACGCAGGCTTTGCGAAGAAGCTGAGCGGCTGAGCGCGCGCGGCGCCCTCAGGTTTCGCGCGCGGCATCCAATTCGAGCTGGTGCGCGACGCCGATCAGCCCCGGATACCGGGAATGAATCACGTAGACCGGGATCGGCGCCAGGTATTCGCGGAACCGCCCTTTGTTCTCGAAGCGGTTGCGAAAGCCCGATTGCGCGAAGTACTCGCCCAGTTTCGGGACGATGCCACCGCCCACGTAAACACCGCCGCGGGCGCCCAGCGTCAGCGCCAGGTCGGATGCGACCGTGCCCAACATTTCGCAGAAGGTGCGCAAGCTTGAGGCGCACATCGGACAGTCGTCCGCGAGACCGCGGCGACTGATATCGGCCGCGGACAGCGGTTCGGGTTCCTGCCCGTTGAGTGCGCAAATGGTTTGGTAGAGCGCCTGCATGCCCGGGCCGGACAGAACCCGCTCTGCCGAGATATGGGTTCCGCCGTCTCTCATCAT
The Banduia mediterranea genome window above contains:
- the eda gene encoding bifunctional 4-hydroxy-2-oxoglutarate aldolase/2-dehydro-3-deoxy-phosphogluconate aldolase; translated protein: MNARELLAVQPVIPVMVIDDLDTAVPLARALVDGGVRLLEITMRTPAALEATRRIVEEVPNAIVGVGTLTTIADIALAIEAGASFGVSPGATPALLAAARDAGLPLLPGVMTPSDILSGLAEGYDTFKFFPAQQAGGMAMLKAFHGPFPDLVFCPTGGIDVSTAPQFLALPNVACVGGSWLAPKSAVQARDWPAITRLAAETQALRRS
- the edd gene encoding phosphogluconate dehydratase: MATHDALIRVTERIRERSATSRADYLRHRRAAAEAGATRHQISCTNLAHAFAASEPDDKDSLRGAQWPNLAIVSAYNDMLSAHQPLERFPELIKQAARKAGAVAQFAGGVPAMCDGVTQGQSGMELSLFSRDVIAMATAVSLSHNVFDGVLCLGVCDKIVPGLLIGALQFGHLPTIFVPGGPMTSGLSNPEKSRIRQLYTEGKVSRAELLDAEMKSYHGPGTCTFYGTANSNQMLMEMMGLHLPGAAFVNPNTPLRDALTAAAAQRCAAITALGDQYIPMHEVIDERAIVNGIVGLLATGGSTNHTIHLVAVAGAAGIVIDWSDFDELSAVVPLLARVYPNGSADVNHFHAAGGMGFLVRELLQAGLVHPDVNTVMGPGLEHYTREPFLKDGELIWRAAPDLSRDTEVLRGTAEPFSRDGGLRLLSGNLGRGVIKVSAVKPEHRKVSAPAVVFDDQNDLLTAFKNGELNRDFVAVVRFQGPRANGMPELHKLTPALGVLQDQGHHVALVTDGRMSGASGKVPAAIHLTPECLGGGPLARVRNGDMIHLDAERGRLDVDVAASDFLQREVAIPELTQNAWGMGRELFASFRAVATGAEQGAVSFGPAPEPTGAPVGVESTVTS